One part of the uncultured Bacteroides sp. genome encodes these proteins:
- a CDS encoding RagB/SusD family nutrient uptake outer membrane protein, whose product MKKIIFALLASGALLFSGCENDFDAKIYGSLSTTNYPSSKADYENYMMDCYIPFCINWGYTFSSWQEGFYVAEGGTIRMFDSTSDLCAPWTISTWGGDFQRMTQGKFDDLKYAGRATGGTPSHFEKVRDVTRMTKVIATLQNAPSSVLSDEKKNEFIGEARLCRGMVMYYLLHFYGPVPVILDDNYIGDADAEANLVRPSLDDMTKYITDDLEYAAENCSETQSEKGRYTADYARFCLMRHYLNEGAHMAGYYQKAYDMFSKFTGSYSLYNNGTNPYVDQFKIANKFNSEVIMAVSCNSNATGNGNEGNFNPLSWYVVPGNATKYDGNGKATPFVYQGGGWGQCFNIDPQFYATFESGDLRAQTILTSYYSNNYGLVKSSDIGDKWNGYIINKYPIETATSFQGTDFPLARWADVLLMYAEADVRLKNAVSSSAISCVNQVRNRAGLSNLTTDKTSSPSAFLDALLTERGHELMYEGGRKVDLIRFNKYNTIMTAYGRMPSSQYFPLPNYAVEQAEKSGFTLTQYFTRTDYDGSAK is encoded by the coding sequence ATGAAAAAGATAATATTTGCTTTACTGGCATCAGGAGCTTTGCTCTTCTCCGGTTGTGAAAATGACTTTGATGCAAAAATCTATGGTTCTCTGTCAACGACTAACTATCCTTCATCCAAAGCCGACTATGAAAATTATATGATGGATTGTTATATCCCATTCTGTATTAACTGGGGATATACTTTCTCTTCCTGGCAGGAAGGATTTTATGTGGCAGAAGGTGGTACTATCCGTATGTTCGATTCTACTTCCGATTTATGTGCTCCCTGGACAATCTCAACATGGGGTGGTGATTTTCAGCGTATGACGCAGGGAAAGTTTGACGATCTTAAATATGCAGGTCGTGCTACAGGCGGTACTCCTTCTCATTTCGAAAAAGTACGTGATGTAACCCGTATGACAAAAGTGATTGCTACACTTCAAAATGCCCCATCCAGTGTTTTAAGTGATGAAAAGAAAAACGAATTTATTGGTGAGGCTCGTTTATGTCGGGGTATGGTTATGTATTACCTGCTTCATTTTTATGGACCAGTACCGGTGATATTGGATGATAATTATATAGGCGATGCAGATGCAGAGGCCAACTTAGTTCGTCCTTCATTGGATGATATGACTAAGTATATCACTGATGATCTTGAATATGCAGCAGAGAATTGCTCCGAAACACAGTCGGAAAAAGGACGCTATACTGCAGATTATGCTCGCTTTTGTCTGATGCGTCATTATCTGAATGAAGGTGCTCACATGGCCGGTTATTATCAAAAGGCTTATGATATGTTCAGTAAGTTCACCGGAAGTTATTCGTTATATAATAATGGAACCAACCCTTATGTCGATCAGTTTAAAATTGCCAACAAGTTCAATAGCGAGGTGATTATGGCTGTTTCTTGTAATAGCAATGCTACAGGTAACGGAAATGAAGGAAACTTTAATCCTCTTTCCTGGTATGTTGTTCCAGGTAATGCAACCAAATATGACGGCAATGGCAAAGCTACTCCATTTGTTTATCAAGGAGGGGGCTGGGGACAGTGCTTCAATATTGATCCACAATTTTATGCAACATTTGAATCCGGAGACTTAAGAGCACAAACAATCCTGACTTCTTATTACAGTAACAATTATGGTTTGGTAAAATCTTCCGATATTGGTGATAAATGGAATGGCTATATTATCAATAAATATCCTATTGAAACAGCAACTTCATTCCAGGGAACAGATTTCCCTTTGGCTCGTTGGGCAGATGTTCTTTTAATGTATGCCGAAGCTGATGTTCGTTTGAAAAACGCAGTTTCTTCTTCAGCAATCAGTTGTGTAAATCAGGTTCGTAATCGTGCTGGATTATCAAATCTTACTACCGACAAAACATCTTCACCAAGTGCATTCCTTGATGCTCTGCTTACAGAACGTGGACATGAACTGATGTATGAAGGTGGACGAAAAGTAGATTTGATTCGTTTCAACAAGTATAATACAATAATGACAGCTTATGGACGTATGCCGTCTAGTCAGTATTTCCCGTTACCGAACTATGCTGTTGAACAGGCAGAAAAATCAGGATTTACTTTAACACAGTATTTCACTCGTACTGATTATGATGGATCTGCTAAATAA
- a CDS encoding glycoside hydrolase family 2 TIM barrel-domain containing protein has protein sequence MKRLLTILFVLFLISIQSETVIAQNLFNKGWKFFRCDSLTSSVKEQFFSNAFDDTAWESVTIPHTPRIEPLVVNNQWQGDCLYRKTFQLPENDRGKMLFIKFDAAMNAAEVWINGIKAGSHLGGYLPFSIDITSKVHFGALNTIAVKLDNRDNAVTGPKPLKLLDFNTYGGIYRNVSLIVKSPVYITDANYENETAGGGVFFHASDISSANATIHTKTHVRNQSGKNVKVKVYYSLYNNKNTKVATFQSAQKTIPSGESNYYESDAKIMSPALWSPDSPSLYTLHVTVLADNKKVDEEQIKVGIRDIKITNEGCWINGKKTFLRGVNRHQEYPYIGYALSDNAQYRDAYIIKQSGFDYVRCSHYPPSPAFLKACDELGILVLDAVLGWQYFGDEAFAQHVLNSSRQLIRRDRNHPCVLAWELSINESPMPETFMKQAHQIVSEEYPYGKPYSAGWINKIYDIYIQARQHRHGEDKTRPLIVSEYGDWEYYAQNAGFNQDSWADLKSEERNSRQPRDAGEIRLLQQARNVQEAHNDNLSTHAFADGYWAMFDYNRGYSNDLEYSGAMDIFRLPKYASYFFQSQCSAQGEGCFSKPMIFIASGWTLGVSKNVRVFSNCDEVELYVDGKLLEKRKPDTDLLSSNLKHPPFTFNVSCLKAGKLEAVGYIKNKRSVSQIVETAGKADHLALSCNIAGRKPQVGCNDVIFIYASLQDKQGFTVTNTKIPVSFVVEGDAQIIGNNQPVTEAGIAPILLRLGNKKESLKIKAFSDKLQSAELLIKPE, from the coding sequence ATGAAAAGGCTCCTTACTATATTGTTTGTTCTCTTTTTAATAAGCATTCAATCGGAAACTGTTATAGCTCAAAATCTATTCAATAAAGGGTGGAAATTCTTTCGCTGTGATTCACTTACTTCATCTGTAAAAGAACAGTTTTTTTCAAATGCGTTTGATGATACTGCATGGGAATCAGTAACTATTCCTCATACTCCCCGTATTGAGCCGTTAGTTGTGAACAATCAGTGGCAGGGAGATTGTCTGTATCGTAAAACATTTCAGTTGCCTGAAAACGATCGGGGAAAAATGCTGTTTATAAAGTTTGATGCTGCAATGAATGCCGCAGAAGTATGGATAAATGGAATAAAGGCTGGGAGTCATTTAGGAGGATATTTACCATTTAGTATAGATATAACCTCTAAAGTTCATTTCGGTGCATTAAACACAATTGCTGTAAAGCTTGACAATAGAGACAATGCTGTAACAGGTCCGAAGCCATTAAAACTTCTCGATTTTAATACCTATGGAGGTATCTACAGGAATGTGAGTCTGATAGTAAAATCTCCAGTCTATATTACTGATGCAAATTATGAAAATGAAACAGCCGGAGGAGGAGTTTTCTTTCACGCATCAGATATTTCATCTGCTAATGCCACAATACACACAAAAACACACGTCAGAAATCAATCCGGGAAAAATGTAAAAGTAAAGGTTTACTATTCACTATATAATAATAAAAATACTAAAGTTGCCACTTTTCAATCTGCACAGAAAACTATTCCGTCAGGAGAAAGTAATTATTATGAATCCGACGCTAAAATAATGTCACCAGCACTCTGGTCGCCCGATTCTCCATCGCTATATACACTACATGTAACCGTTTTGGCAGATAATAAGAAAGTTGACGAAGAACAAATAAAAGTTGGAATACGGGATATTAAGATAACTAACGAAGGTTGCTGGATTAATGGTAAGAAAACATTTCTTAGGGGAGTCAATCGACATCAGGAGTATCCTTATATAGGATATGCACTTTCTGATAATGCCCAGTACAGAGATGCTTATATCATTAAACAAAGTGGCTTCGACTATGTTCGTTGTTCGCATTATCCACCTTCACCGGCTTTTCTTAAGGCTTGCGACGAACTGGGAATATTGGTTCTTGATGCAGTACTTGGATGGCAGTATTTTGGTGATGAGGCTTTTGCGCAACATGTGCTGAATTCTTCACGCCAATTAATTCGAAGAGATCGCAATCATCCTTGCGTTCTGGCATGGGAACTTTCCATCAATGAATCTCCAATGCCTGAAACTTTTATGAAGCAGGCACACCAGATTGTCAGTGAAGAATATCCCTATGGAAAACCTTATTCTGCAGGGTGGATAAATAAAATATATGATATTTATATTCAAGCTCGCCAACACCGTCATGGTGAGGATAAAACAAGACCTCTTATTGTATCTGAATATGGAGATTGGGAGTACTATGCACAGAATGCCGGATTTAATCAGGATAGCTGGGCTGATTTAAAGAGTGAAGAAAGAAATAGTCGCCAGCCTCGTGATGCCGGAGAAATAAGATTGTTGCAACAAGCAAGAAATGTACAGGAAGCACATAACGACAATCTTTCCACGCATGCCTTTGCCGATGGTTACTGGGCTATGTTTGATTATAACAGAGGATATAGTAATGACCTGGAATATTCTGGTGCAATGGATATTTTCAGACTTCCTAAGTATGCATCATACTTTTTCCAAAGTCAGTGTTCAGCGCAGGGAGAAGGATGTTTCTCAAAACCAATGATTTTTATTGCTTCAGGATGGACGCTGGGTGTATCAAAAAACGTGAGAGTATTTAGTAATTGCGATGAAGTGGAGTTATATGTAGATGGTAAATTGCTTGAAAAGCGCAAACCAGACACAGATTTATTGTCCTCAAACCTGAAGCATCCACCATTTACCTTTAACGTAAGTTGTTTAAAAGCTGGCAAACTGGAAGCTGTTGGTTATATTAAAAATAAAAGATCTGTCAGCCAGATTGTTGAAACAGCAGGGAAAGCAGATCATTTAGCTCTTTCATGCAATATTGCAGGGCGTAAGCCACAGGTTGGTTGCAATGACGTGATATTTATTTATGCAAGTTTACAAGATAAGCAGGGTTTCACTGTTACTAATACAAAAATACCTGTTAGTTTTGTAGTGGAAGGTGATGCTCAAATTATCGGAAATAATCAACCTGTAACAGAAGCTGGCATTGCACCTATTCTGCTTCGTTTAGGTAATAAGAAGGAAAGTCTAAAGATAAAAGCATTTTCTGATAAGTTGCAATCTGCAGAATTATTGATAAAACCAGAATAA
- a CDS encoding cellulase family glycosylhydrolase, with protein sequence MKIKNLFIVLLLSSINIYAQKSLYYVDGSGVLRERSGNKEVAFAGVNYTLPFAHAYRMHKQLGVDLKAAIDKDVYHFARLGFNAFRLHVWDVEISDADGNLLDNEHLNLFDYLLSKLKERKIKIVLTPIAYWGNGYPEMDEKLPGFSSKGDKCDMTRNETAIKAQERYLHQFMNHVNPYTGKAIKADPDIVGIEINNEPCHATSQKEAKAYVNRMTNAIRGTGCDKPVFYNITQNTDHTQAILDSKIDGCTFQWYPTGLVSGHTRQGNFLPAVDRYTIPFDKNKSFKNKCRIIYEFDAADVAAPYIYPAIARSFRSAGFQWVTQFAYDPLEMAWANTEYQTHYMNLAYAPQKAISYKIAAEAVRSIPRFASFGSYPIDTIFGDFRVSYKESLSELNSSDKFFYSNNTKAIPKDISSLKEVAGCGTSSVVSYQGTGAYFLDKLSDGVWRLEVMPDNIWTSDPFAKTSMKKDVSTIHWREWPITIFLPDLGDTFSFTAINDGNSRKGNAQQSTITTYPGVYLLKRQGVSDSKWTAESTYKQISLKEFVAPAERVKSFTVLHKSAIAIDENSAYKIDATVVGPTIPDSVMLYVHHKGEGWWRNHPLRMNNSCGYGYEAVVPAKRIGEGTLAYVITVYKESKSYSFPANCEGNPSDWDYNAANEWTTLIQKPDKFITLFDAKEDFNALETYYIDGKQYQKKEVVGEFPSEHLISIKIDEPSAEGNLLLRQYVKDKIDGRRHKLADCKYLAIQLNNTERVDSLKFGLISDKGLTYRTTVNVSGGKQVLRIPVTQLSLGETMIQPEGYPSFLPDTFQPQSNIPLNIQNIEFFEIMTGKHIMKKDFNIQLMGVWFE encoded by the coding sequence ATGAAAATAAAGAATCTGTTCATTGTTTTATTATTGAGTAGCATCAACATATACGCTCAAAAGAGTTTGTACTATGTAGATGGAAGTGGAGTTTTGCGTGAACGTTCCGGCAATAAGGAAGTAGCTTTTGCCGGAGTGAATTACACTTTGCCTTTTGCACATGCTTACCGTATGCACAAACAATTGGGTGTTGACTTAAAAGCTGCTATTGATAAAGATGTATATCATTTTGCCAGATTAGGCTTCAATGCCTTCAGATTGCATGTGTGGGATGTGGAGATATCCGATGCCGATGGAAATCTTCTGGATAATGAACATCTCAACCTGTTTGATTATTTACTTAGTAAGCTAAAGGAAAGAAAGATCAAAATAGTGCTTACTCCTATAGCATATTGGGGCAATGGATATCCGGAAATGGATGAGAAGTTACCCGGATTTTCTTCAAAAGGCGATAAATGTGATATGACTCGCAATGAAACAGCGATAAAGGCTCAGGAACGCTATTTGCATCAGTTTATGAACCATGTGAATCCTTATACAGGAAAGGCTATAAAAGCCGATCCGGATATTGTGGGAATTGAAATCAATAATGAACCTTGTCACGCTACCAGTCAGAAAGAGGCAAAAGCTTATGTAAACAGGATGACAAATGCTATTCGCGGTACGGGATGTGATAAACCTGTATTCTACAACATTACCCAAAACACTGACCATACACAAGCTATTCTTGATTCAAAAATTGATGGATGCACTTTCCAGTGGTATCCCACCGGACTGGTGTCAGGACATACACGTCAGGGTAACTTTCTTCCTGCAGTAGATCGCTATACAATACCTTTTGATAAGAACAAGAGCTTTAAAAATAAGTGCCGTATTATTTACGAGTTCGATGCAGCTGATGTTGCAGCACCCTATATATATCCGGCTATTGCAAGATCGTTTCGTAGTGCAGGTTTTCAGTGGGTTACCCAGTTTGCTTATGATCCTCTTGAAATGGCATGGGCAAATACAGAGTATCAGACTCACTACATGAATCTTGCCTATGCTCCGCAAAAAGCTATTAGCTATAAAATTGCGGCTGAGGCTGTTCGGAGTATACCACGATTTGCATCTTTCGGAAGTTATCCGATCGATACTATTTTCGGAGATTTCAGGGTGAGCTATAAAGAAAGTTTGAGTGAACTAAACTCTTCCGATAAGTTTTTCTATTCAAATAATACCAAAGCTATTCCGAAGGATATCAGTTCATTGAAAGAAGTTGCAGGATGTGGAACATCATCCGTTGTTTCTTATCAGGGAACAGGAGCTTACTTTCTCGATAAATTGTCCGATGGAGTATGGCGATTGGAAGTAATGCCTGATAATATCTGGACATCCGATCCTTTTGCCAAGACATCCATGAAAAAGGATGTTTCCACAATTCACTGGAGAGAGTGGCCAATTACTATTTTTCTTCCCGATTTGGGTGATACTTTTTCTTTCACAGCCATTAACGACGGCAATTCACGTAAGGGAAATGCACAACAATCCACAATCACCACCTATCCTGGAGTTTATTTACTCAAAAGACAAGGAGTATCCGATAGTAAATGGACAGCAGAATCAACCTATAAGCAAATTAGCCTGAAAGAATTTGTAGCACCGGCGGAGAGAGTCAAATCGTTTACTGTACTTCATAAATCGGCAATTGCTATTGACGAAAATAGTGCTTATAAAATAGATGCAACTGTTGTTGGTCCTACTATCCCCGATTCGGTTATGTTATATGTGCATCACAAAGGTGAGGGGTGGTGGCGCAATCATCCTTTGAGAATGAATAATTCCTGTGGATATGGATATGAAGCTGTTGTTCCTGCAAAAAGGATAGGGGAGGGAACATTAGCCTATGTGATTACCGTTTATAAAGAATCAAAAAGTTACAGCTTTCCGGCTAATTGTGAGGGTAATCCTTCTGATTGGGATTACAATGCAGCAAACGAATGGACTACATTAATACAGAAACCTGATAAGTTTATAACTCTTTTCGATGCAAAAGAAGATTTCAATGCGTTGGAGACATATTATATAGATGGTAAGCAATATCAGAAAAAGGAAGTGGTAGGGGAGTTTCCCAGCGAACATCTCATCAGCATAAAGATTGATGAACCATCGGCCGAAGGCAATTTGTTGCTTCGCCAATATGTGAAAGATAAAATAGACGGCAGACGTCATAAGTTGGCAGACTGTAAATATCTGGCTATTCAGCTAAATAATACTGAAAGAGTAGACTCGTTAAAGTTTGGTCTGATTTCAGATAAGGGACTAACTTACAGAACAACCGTCAATGTATCTGGTGGCAAGCAAGTATTACGCATACCGGTTACACAGCTTTCATTAGGCGAAACCATGATTCAGCCCGAAGGATATCCTTCATTTCTTCCCGATACTTTTCAACCCCAAAGCAACATACCTTTAAATATTCAGAATATTGAATTCTTTGAAATAATGACAGGTAAACACATTATGAAGAAAGATTTTAATATACAGCTAATGGGTGTTTGGTTTGAATAA
- a CDS encoding class I SAM-dependent methyltransferase, protein MKINEFDNRAREWDKEAIHWERSKAIAERMIAKISFKSTMKALEFGAGTGILSFMLSDTFAEITLMDNSTEMIKVIQEKITAYHSTNLKPILFNLEQEELSNDSFDCIFTQMALHHVVDTELIINRFYKMLNPGGYLVIADLYSEDGSFHGEGFTGHNGFDVNQLKEKMEKVGFTNITSEECFVMKKGRADILREYPVFLLVAEKE, encoded by the coding sequence ATGAAAATAAATGAATTTGATAATAGAGCGCGTGAATGGGATAAAGAGGCCATTCATTGGGAACGTTCAAAAGCAATAGCGGAAAGAATGATTGCAAAAATTTCATTCAAGTCTACTATGAAAGCGTTGGAATTTGGAGCCGGAACAGGAATTCTAAGCTTTATGTTATCTGATACTTTTGCAGAAATTACACTGATGGATAACTCTACAGAAATGATAAAGGTTATTCAGGAGAAGATTACTGCGTATCATTCCACAAATCTGAAACCAATTCTTTTTAATCTCGAACAGGAAGAGTTAAGCAATGATTCTTTTGACTGCATATTCACACAAATGGCATTGCATCACGTGGTTGATACAGAATTAATAATTAACCGATTCTACAAAATGCTTAATCCCGGAGGATATCTGGTTATAGCTGATTTATATTCAGAGGATGGTTCTTTCCATGGAGAAGGATTTACGGGGCACAATGGTTTTGATGTGAACCAACTTAAAGAAAAGATGGAAAAAGTCGGATTTACAAATATCACTTCAGAGGAATGCTTTGTGATGAAAAAAGGAAGAGCTGATATATTGCGTGAATATCCTGTCTTTCTTTTAGTTGCCGAAAAGGAATAA
- a CDS encoding M20 aminoacylase family protein — protein MNSKIIEGVKALHSEMKEWMDHLHQYPELALQETEAAKYLAGKLKSWGYDVEEGVGKTGIVASMTVGTGKNSIGLRADFDALPIQEVNTLPYKSKIEGKSHLCGHDGHSTMLLGAAKYLSETKNFNGTVRLIFQPAEETMEGSPAMIADGLFERFPVDAVYGMHNMPGLPFGKFHFRENETMAAVDNWEIELTGKGSHGSMPELSIDPIVCGSSLVMALQTIVSRNVSPWQNSVVTVGAFLAGDAGNVVPQTAILRLSIRNMEPKLREMVLNKIRSITKAQAEAFNCKYEIREGIPGTVLVNTPENTQWAADVARKTFGNDQVVYPVHPYMGSEDFAFMLEKKQGTYCMLGNGDTFMVHHPQYVFNQDILPIGAAYWVALTEEYLK, from the coding sequence ATGAACAGTAAAATTATTGAAGGCGTAAAAGCTCTTCACTCCGAAATGAAGGAGTGGATGGACCATCTCCATCAATACCCCGAATTGGCTCTTCAAGAAACAGAAGCGGCAAAATATCTTGCCGGGAAACTAAAATCGTGGGGATATGATGTGGAAGAAGGGGTTGGTAAAACAGGAATCGTAGCCTCGATGACTGTTGGCACTGGTAAAAACTCCATTGGACTACGTGCCGACTTCGACGCTCTGCCCATTCAGGAAGTAAATACCCTACCCTATAAAAGCAAAATTGAAGGAAAATCACACCTTTGCGGACACGACGGACACAGCACTATGTTGCTTGGAGCCGCTAAATACTTATCGGAAACAAAGAATTTCAACGGAACGGTTCGCCTTATCTTTCAACCTGCAGAAGAAACGATGGAAGGCAGTCCGGCTATGATTGCCGACGGATTATTTGAACGCTTTCCTGTAGATGCCGTATATGGAATGCACAATATGCCGGGCTTGCCATTTGGAAAATTCCACTTTCGTGAAAACGAAACAATGGCAGCTGTAGACAATTGGGAAATTGAACTTACCGGTAAAGGCAGTCACGGATCCATGCCCGAACTAAGTATAGACCCGATAGTGTGTGGTTCGTCATTAGTAATGGCATTGCAAACCATAGTATCCCGCAATGTATCTCCCTGGCAAAACTCGGTAGTAACTGTTGGTGCTTTTCTTGCTGGAGATGCTGGGAATGTAGTACCACAAACTGCGATCTTGCGATTAAGCATCCGCAATATGGAACCGAAACTGCGTGAAATGGTGCTGAATAAAATTCGTTCTATAACTAAAGCACAAGCCGAAGCCTTTAACTGTAAATACGAAATCCGTGAAGGAATACCCGGAACCGTGTTGGTAAACACCCCGGAAAATACTCAATGGGCTGCCGACGTAGCTCGGAAAACATTTGGCAACGACCAGGTGGTATACCCCGTTCATCCTTATATGGGCAGCGAAGATTTTGCTTTTATGCTCGAAAAGAAACAAGGCACTTACTGTATGCTTGGTAATGGAGACACTTTTATGGTTCACCATCCGCAATACGTTTTCAATCAAGATATTCTGCCTATTGGTGCTGCCTATTGGGTAGCGCTAACAGAGGAATATTTGAAGTAA
- a CDS encoding beta-galactosidase yields MNRITSFILTVILLISCAANVQSQSGGTFKAGKNTFLLNDKPFVIKAAEIHYPRIPDAYWEQRIEMCKSLGMNTLCLYVFWNLHEQNPDEFDFTGNKDIARFCRLAQKHGMYVIVRPGPYVCAEWEMGGLPWWLLKKDVKLRTLDTYYMERVRKFMKEIGKQLADLQITRGGNIIMVQVENEYGSYGTDKPYVSAIRDIVRESGFTEVPLFQCDWSSNFTNNALDDLLWTVNFGTGANIENQFKKLKSLRPESPLMCSEFWSGWFDHWGRKHETRDGATMVAGLKDMLDQNISFSLYMTHGGTTFGHWGGANNPAYSAMCSSYDYDAPISEAGWTTPKFWQLRELLSKYVAPGEKLADVPAAYPVIEISAIKFEAAAPLFANLPAPKKSVDIKPMEQFNQGWGSILYRTTLPQVKAGTTLLITEMHDWAQVFVNGKLIGRLDRRHGENSVTLPGLKAGARLDILVEAMGRVNFDKSIHDRKGITENVELLLNGNAVNLKNWTVYNFPVDYKFVQNKKYTAKGKQTMPAYYRATFNLKETGDTFLDMQTWGKGMVWVNGHAMGRIWEIGPQQTLYMPGCWLKKGENEIIVLDLKGPQQAIVKGLKKPILDMLREKAPETHRKNGQKLELQNETAAAQGTFTFRNGWQEVKFDKQVQGRYFCLEGLSSFDGSNIASVAELHVLGADGQPLSRENWKILYADSEETRSGNRTADKIFDLQESTFWSAVDNAAYPHQVVIDLGKDAVVTGFRYLPRAEKGCPGMIKDYKVYVKAGAFKY; encoded by the coding sequence ATGAATAGAATAACATCTTTTATACTCACCGTAATTCTTTTAATATCCTGTGCAGCTAATGTACAATCTCAATCGGGAGGAACATTCAAAGCAGGCAAGAATACATTCCTGCTGAACGACAAGCCTTTTGTTATTAAAGCAGCAGAGATACACTATCCGCGTATTCCCGATGCCTATTGGGAACAACGTATTGAAATGTGTAAATCACTTGGAATGAACACCCTTTGTCTGTATGTGTTCTGGAATCTGCACGAACAGAATCCCGATGAGTTTGATTTTACAGGCAACAAAGATATTGCCCGTTTCTGCCGCTTAGCACAAAAACATGGCATGTATGTTATTGTTCGTCCCGGTCCGTATGTATGTGCTGAGTGGGAAATGGGGGGACTACCCTGGTGGTTGCTTAAGAAGGACGTAAAACTTCGTACGCTCGATACTTATTACATGGAACGTGTGCGTAAGTTTATGAAGGAAATTGGTAAGCAACTGGCTGATCTGCAAATTACTCGCGGTGGTAACATCATCATGGTTCAGGTAGAAAACGAATATGGTTCTTATGGCACAGACAAGCCTTATGTAAGTGCAATCAGAGATATCGTTCGTGAATCGGGCTTTACGGAGGTTCCTTTGTTCCAGTGCGACTGGAGTTCTAACTTTACCAATAATGCATTGGACGATTTGTTGTGGACTGTTAACTTTGGTACCGGTGCCAACATTGAAAACCAGTTTAAGAAGCTAAAAAGCCTTCGTCCGGAATCTCCACTGATGTGCAGTGAGTTCTGGTCGGGATGGTTCGACCACTGGGGACGCAAGCACGAAACCCGCGATGGTGCAACTATGGTTGCCGGCTTAAAGGATATGCTTGACCAGAATATATCTTTCAGTCTGTACATGACTCACGGAGGAACCACCTTCGGTCATTGGGGAGGTGCCAACAATCCGGCATACTCTGCTATGTGTAGTTCTTATGATTACGATGCTCCAATCAGTGAAGCCGGATGGACAACACCCAAGTTCTGGCAGTTGCGCGAGCTTCTTTCCAAATATGTTGCTCCGGGAGAAAAACTTGCCGATGTACCTGCAGCTTATCCGGTTATTGAGATTTCGGCAATCAAGTTCGAAGCAGCTGCTCCTTTGTTCGCAAACCTTCCTGCTCCTAAGAAGAGTGTGGATATCAAACCAATGGAACAGTTCAACCAGGGATGGGGATCTATTCTGTACCGCACTACTTTGCCTCAGGTAAAAGCTGGAACTACATTGTTGATTACGGAAATGCACGACTGGGCACAGGTTTTTGTGAATGGTAAATTGATTGGTCGCTTGGATCGCCGTCACGGTGAGAACAGCGTAACGCTTCCTGGCTTGAAAGCGGGTGCCAGACTGGATATCCTGGTAGAAGCCATGGGACGTGTAAACTTCGACAAGTCTATCCACGACCGTAAAGGTATTACCGAAAATGTAGAGCTACTTTTAAATGGCAATGCCGTTAATCTGAAAAACTGGACAGTCTACAACTTCCCGGTTGATTATAAATTTGTTCAGAACAAGAAATATACTGCAAAGGGCAAACAGACTATGCCTGCTTATTACCGTGCAACGTTCAATCTGAAAGAAACAGGAGATACGTTCCTTGATATGCAGACCTGGGGTAAAGGTATGGTTTGGGTAAACGGACATGCCATGGGCAGAATCTGGGAAATCGGTCCACAGCAAACACTTTACATGCCCGGCTGCTGGCTGAAGAAAGGTGAGAACGAGATTATTGTTCTCGACCTGAAAGGTCCTCAGCAAGCCATAGTGAAAGGTTTGAAAAAGCCAATCCTGGATATGCTTCGTGAAAAAGCTCCTGAAACACATCGTAAGAATGGGCAGAAGTTAGAACTTCAGAACGAAACAGCAGCAGCACAAGGTACATTTACCTTCCGTAACGGTTGGCAGGAAGTGAAATTCGATAAGCAAGTACAAGGACGCTATTTCTGTCTGGAAGGACTATCCTCCTTCGATGGCAGCAATATAGCTTCTGTTGCAGAGCTGCACGTATTGGGAGCCGATGGTCAGCCACTATCCCGTGAAAACTGGAAAATCCTTTATGCAGATAGTGAAGAGACCAGAAGCGGTAACCGCACAGCCGACAAGATATTCGACCTTCAGGAATCTACATTCTGGAGCGCGGTAGACAATGCAGCTTATCCTCATCAGGTTGTGATAGATCTTGGAAAGGATGCAGTCGTTACTGGTTTCAGATACCTCCCACGAGCAGAGAAAGGTTGTCCGGGAATGATTAAGGATTATAAAGTTTACGTTAAAGCCGGAGCTTTTAAATACTAA